The sequence below is a genomic window from Bacillota bacterium.
AAGATCCAACCTCAGTCTATCAATGATTGCCGTCTGTGCCGCTTTGGGCTATTGCTTGGGGACTCTTATACCGTACTATCTGGCCAAGTACGGAGGACGCAAGCTGCTTTTTAAGTACGGCCGGTACATCTTCCTCTCTACCAAGACCTTCCAGACGGCTGAATCATGGTTCGACCGCTATGGTAACTGGGTTGTTTGTTTCGGGCGTCCTTTCTTTTTCGGCAATTATATCTCCTACCTGGCTGGGCTGGCCACTATGAGGTTAAACACATTTTTGCTTTACACCTTGCTCGGGATTTTGCCCTGGAGTATTGTTTTAAGCGTTTTAGGTTGTTACTGCGGTCAAGCAGCACTGGAATTTTTGTAGTACTTGTTACTAATATAGGAAGAAGAGCGTTTGGTACAGCGTTCTTCTTTTTTCCATTTTCCATGTGGTTTCCGGGTACCTAATGAAGCAGCAATGACAGGGAAAGCCGCACAGAGGCTAATTAGAGAGCAATTTTTAATTGAAAACCCACCTGAGCATGGCTGTTTTATG
It includes:
- a CDS encoding DedA family protein, which encodes RSNLSLSMIAVCAALGYCLGTLIPYYLAKYGGRKLLFKYGRYIFLSTKTFQTAESWFDRYGNWVVCFGRPFFFGNYISYLAGLATMRLNTFLLYTLLGILPWSIVLSVLGCYCGQAALEFL